The DNA window AAATTTCTCGATTCATTtcgatttaaatttaatttgatttaatttagtCTCTGAtttaaaatttagattttttgatttcttgatTTAAATTCCTCCTatacaagtctggcaccaatttatcgacaccagTGATATGAAATGCATGGTTGGCACTACGACGGAATCGAACTCTTGAGcgatcatgctgcagccaTAGCGGAACTttttaccgactacgctacacccgcccacgTCTCGAAAATCGGCTAGTTTGAGCaggaaaaaatctttcgaCGTTTCAGCGTACTGGTCGCTAGCGACAGTTGCCGTTGCACCATTATTCTCCGTAAAGTATAGGCCCACCACAATaatttttagaacaaaaaataaaaaatgaataaaataatataatataaaaattatttaaataaaattatttaattaatgaataaattcaaatccaaaaaattaataaaatattagaatggaaaaataaatttagatttaaatttattattaaattatctaaaatttataaattaaataaaataaataaataaagaaacaacgtaaaaaattataatatgaataataaataatatttacttTCATGTTCAATTTATTCTATGTATatacattcttttcatttttattctctaaGTAAACTTCTACTCATTGAACCCACTCTTTAAAATATGTGAGATTCTGCACCTCATTCTGTAGAGTTACTTAATAGCGTTTGTTTACTTTCTGCCAAACAACCTTTGTGCACCAAAATTTTATTCGAGCACTGTTTCTGACAAATCAGGAGTAAATTCCTGTTAATTCCAGAGAAATGTGGTTAGCTACGATATACGAAATACGATGAGTTCTACAGTAATCGAGCTGTGCATAGTTGTAATGtagtaaattaaaatttgaaattatataaaaattaaatttacaaTTAAGTGTTGTTCAAAAGTATTTAACACCATCAACAAAGGCAAATTACTGCTCTAAGGCTCCAAAGATGTTGAGATAAGTGTTTGTGTAGTCTCGCCTACTCATTTTCCGGATTTTCCATAGCTATTTCCAGATTTCTACACCTCTGCAACCACAAAAAATCTAAACGAcaatagaaaacagaaatagaatagaaattgGATTCCCGCTTTTGAGACGAGATGTAAAAATCCGGAAAAgcgtagggtcaaaacgattttAGGCCTGGTTTAGTTGCATAGGCGATTTCGTCCGAAGTGGGAACCTCCCGAGCTTCAATCAAACTGCTGAGATGAATCTGAGGGTCCCAAAACGAccgcaatcgcttacgcacTTGCAACAAGTTTTACGTCATTTAAACTTGACGATAGCGTAATGTGCCTACAGCTATGGAGGAGGAAATGAGGATGAATCCTCCTGTGGAGTAGGCAACAGTTACTAACTGGTGTGGTGTGAAGGTACTAAGGTAAGGACCCTAAAACCTGAGCAGTGGTCTCAGAGAACGCGTGACTTACAGGCTAAGGTTATTAAGGTGTGGTGTGGATTGACCCTAGCCTCCTCTCCTCCCGACACACATAGCGTCGATCCGAGTAAAAGGCACGAACCACCATCCATCCACGTTCACAAATTTGCTTACCATTTGTGGCGGTGATGTTTATTTGAGACCCGCATTCGCGTAGTTATCTTTTACGGATCGACTGCATTGAAAACGAGGAAGCACTGgcgaaatccagaaattctcgCACTCGCCTTTGCCTAAAGAGAAAACTTCTCTGTCGAATGTGCTTAGAATACTGAAACTTAACATTTCCTTACTGAATTTAAGAgttctttcaagaaaatatcCGGATCCTGCTGTCTTTGAGAGAGTTCAGCGGAGAAATTTATGCTGACCTAAATTCGAATTCTCCTTCCGTTTACCACAAAATTTGCAGTGAATTAATTATACTGttaggagaaaataaaaatttagagGAATTCGAGTGTGAAACACAATCAATAAAAGTAGAATATCACAAAGTGAAACTTCtacagtattcgtatacgaataacTTAGCGAATACGAGCTTTTTTAGCAGAAGATAAGCGAGAATTCGTTAATGAGCGCCTTTGATCGTTAGAGAGCGCAGACACAGAGTATATATATACTACTGGAACCAGAAGTCATCATCTTagcgaccgcgacgcgcctGCAGCAACTCGCAGCTTTCTTTGTTTGAAACACAATCCATTTCCTGTTTACTTTTTCCATTCGAAAGCGCATCGCGATCACttcgttgaaaaaatttgGCGCCCACCGACGTCAAGGAGAAGAATTAATTATGtcagagaaaaattattagttgtcggaaaaaaaattgtcttttttaaCCGCATACTGTGCCTTAAGGTACTGTCTCGACGTTTTTCGGCGATACACCTTCTTTTTCTATGTATATTTGCTTAGATTTgaatacgattttttttttgtaaattcttTAAAGCAAGCGTAGGGATAAGTGATACCTTCTGGGTTTTCTTAGTAGTATTTCAACTTAGATGAAATACTACTAAGAAACTTATGAGCATTAGAAAGTACAGCAGTAGTCTTTCTGTGCTGCATTGCTGTGTTGCAAAAAGTTCCGATAAGTCTGTCAATATAACATCAAATCACCTTTAGCTGCGCTTGCTTTCTGCATCTAAGTTTTTAAGGCGATTAGTCGAGATAAAACGGTCTGAAGCCTTGTGCAGTTATGCAAGgcgctgcgctcgaagtgacgTCCTTAAAAGAGCCGCTGCGATAGAGGTAAGACCAAATGCATCTCTGTAGTCCAGCTGTAACGCAAGCAGTGGGCCCACATTGATCTGCAACCGTTAGCTCCACCGCTTCGCTTCGAGCTCTGATGCTCATACAATTGCTTGAAAGGCTTGTTTGGCACTAGGACGATTcggaaccatcgaccgtgcggccacGAACCTCTGTTCAACTGCACCATACCCGCTCTTctgttattatttctattattcttaGTATTATTACCATCTCCGTTTTGCTGACGGCATCATTCTAATAACTTCAAGCATCAATCAGAAGGAACGGTTGCTGgctgaatttgatgaaacgtgtagaaagatcgtttttctgctgaacCTGTACAAGACTGAACCTTCATGACGAACGGATAGGTTTCTGATGCTCCATTCACGCTCTACGGgacgaatatatccgaatgctccagctatgtatatctaggttgagaaatcaacatgatgaaaGACCTGTCCTCCAAGCTTGGGAAGAACAAATGaacggcttggggagcatacaagagcatcgaagaTGGAGTGAAGAGGACTAAAAACATCCGGTTCCCTGCTCACCAATTCgacaccaccgttcttcctgctttgaccacTTCAGAGACGCGGACGTTTCGCAGGCAGGacgaaaatgcgatcagcgtcatgAAATGTGGAATTGAAAGGGTAATGCTAGGAGTAACCAGCTTTGTTCAAAtgaaagaagggattcgaagttcactccaATTTCACCGATCGAAGGTCAGAAACGCTGCTGTATATGCCataaagaaagcaaaattaggtgggccaTACGCATGATGCGtctcaacgacaatcgttTGACCAGAGTCTTAGGCGACTGGgtaccacgcgacatcaaacgcaccaCAAGAAGACCGCAGACCCGACggtcagacctctttacgaagtctttcaaagaaagcTACGACGATCTTCGAGTCCTtcgcgagaagagatgccactggGGAACACTTGCGCGCGATCAGGGCAAATGGAAGTATGAGTGGTGCCCGTTCgagaacaacgggagcacaggtgatacaggtgattATCACTATCATTATTCTATTTAGTTCTTATGATCGGCAAAGGGGGcaggtggggggggggggggggggggccgggggggggggggggggggaaaaggggaaaaaaaccgggggggggggggggggggggggtttggGGGGGGAGggaaaaaaccccccccccggCCGgccgaaaaaaacaaaaaaagggggggggggggggggggggggggggggccaaaaaaaaaaaaaaa is part of the Necator americanus strain Aroian chromosome V, whole genome shotgun sequence genome and encodes:
- a CDS encoding hypothetical protein (NECATOR_CHRV.G20943.T1), whose amino-acid sequence is MIVIITCITCAPVVLERAPLILPFALIARKCSPVASLLAKDSKIVVAFFERLRKEVSINFSAELSQRQQDPDIFLKELLNSAKASARISGFRQCFLVFNAVDP